A genome region from Vicinamibacteria bacterium includes the following:
- a CDS encoding class I SAM-dependent methyltransferase: protein MDGSPRPGGLRGLLQSLARRVLSPELDRLEQALSRQRAFDSTLVQFLNRFADSSNAVAARQAELASTLVRFSQRIDRLADAKDRLYASLGNRRMDLLLDAMDKRLQSVRLGIANVQERLAGMSSDLALARSEIQAVDKPVAIERERLEEAHYVAFEERYRGSSEELRARFADYVPLFEQRAPVIDLGCGRGEFLELLRDAGIGAQGVDSNVDMVKICERKGLEATHGQVLSFLATSTPGSAGGIFAAQLIEHLPPKDMKRLLVESHRVLRRGGRIIVETVNPRSLIALLEAYFRDLTHERPLHPETLDFMMRAAGFREVEIRYSSPVSERTKLLPVLEGERALKQNFEKLNALLFGEQDYAAIGTKG from the coding sequence GTGGACGGTTCGCCTCGCCCGGGCGGCCTCAGGGGCCTGCTCCAGAGCCTCGCCCGCCGAGTCCTCTCGCCCGAGCTGGACCGGTTGGAGCAGGCGCTGTCGCGCCAGCGCGCCTTCGACTCGACCCTGGTCCAGTTCCTCAATCGATTCGCCGATAGCTCGAACGCCGTGGCCGCGCGTCAAGCGGAGCTCGCCTCGACGCTCGTCAGATTCTCACAACGAATTGACCGGCTAGCGGACGCCAAGGACCGGCTCTACGCCTCTCTCGGCAACCGTCGGATGGACCTGCTCCTCGATGCGATGGACAAGCGGCTTCAGAGTGTGCGCCTCGGCATCGCGAACGTCCAGGAACGACTCGCCGGGATGAGCTCGGATCTCGCCCTCGCCCGTTCCGAGATCCAAGCGGTCGATAAACCCGTCGCCATCGAGCGCGAGCGGCTCGAGGAAGCACACTACGTCGCCTTCGAGGAACGATATCGGGGAAGCTCTGAGGAGCTTCGCGCTCGTTTCGCCGACTACGTACCCTTGTTCGAGCAACGCGCCCCCGTCATCGATCTGGGCTGCGGTAGGGGTGAGTTCCTCGAGCTCCTTCGAGATGCTGGAATCGGCGCGCAGGGTGTCGACAGCAACGTCGATATGGTGAAGATATGCGAGCGCAAGGGGCTCGAGGCAACGCATGGCCAGGTGCTCTCGTTCCTGGCCACATCGACACCCGGTTCGGCAGGAGGAATCTTCGCCGCGCAGCTCATCGAGCATCTACCCCCGAAGGACATGAAGCGGCTTCTCGTCGAAAGCCACCGAGTGCTGCGTCGAGGGGGGCGGATCATCGTGGAGACCGTGAATCCCCGAAGCCTCATCGCTCTGCTCGAGGCCTATTTCCGCGATCTCACCCACGAGAGACCGCTCCATCCCGAGACCCTCGACTTCATGATGCGCGCGGCAGGTTTTCGGGAAGTCGAGATCCGCTACTCGAGCCCCGTCTCCGAGCGAACGAAGCTATTACCCGTCCTCGAGGGCGAGCGCGCGCTCAAGCAGAACTTCGAGAAGCTGAACGCTCTCCTCTTCGGCGAGCAGGACTACGCCGCCATCGGCACGAAAGGATAA
- a CDS encoding non-heme iron oxygenase ferredoxin subunit translates to MSEWIRVGSKTELPSGRLKTAEVRGRQIVIYNVEGKLYSTDNTCAHQGGPLGQGLLEGNVVTCPWHAWQFDICSGQSLFDADVKVATFPVKVEGDDILVEV, encoded by the coding sequence GTGTCCGAGTGGATCCGGGTCGGATCGAAGACCGAGCTGCCTTCCGGTCGGCTGAAGACCGCGGAAGTCCGCGGAAGGCAGATCGTGATCTACAACGTCGAAGGCAAGCTCTACTCGACCGACAATACCTGCGCCCATCAGGGAGGACCTCTCGGGCAGGGGCTTCTCGAGGGCAACGTGGTGACCTGTCCCTGGCACGCCTGGCAGTTCGACATCTGCAGCGGACAGTCGCTCTTCGATGCCGATGTCAAGGTCGCCACGTTTCCGGTCAAGGTGGAAGGCGACGACATTCTCGTCGAGGTCTGA